In the genome of Balneolaceae bacterium, the window TCTGAACCAATCAAACTCCGTTCCATCATTCCGGGTGTAGGGTTCACCATCTATTTCCCAGCCACCCCACGCGGCATCGAAATCACCGAAATCCCGAACAGTACTGGCTCCTCTTCGGGGAGATTCCCACGGCCAGCGCAATTGGGTTCTGTATTCTTCCTGGGCAGGATCGAAATAGCCGCCGGCTTCCAAAACTGCAACAGAGAGTCCTGCTTCAGCAAGGATTCTGGCAGCCATCCCGCCACCGGCTCCGGATCCAACAATTGCAACATCATATTTATCACCGGAAGATAGAATTTGAAAACTCATATATACTGTGTTGAATTAATTTCTGAGTACAACGTCTTATTCGTCGCACACATTACAATTTTTTCATTAAAAATTGAAACCGTTTATTTCAAATTTGGCTTGTTTCTGTTTGTGATTGGAAGTTTTACAAATTGAAACATGTCAATCTCTGGATTGACAACAAAGCAAGCAACAAGTTTACTTTATAAATTATATCCTATCAACTATTGACAACGGGCTGAATCCATTTTATATTCATCGTAAAATTACGATATACGATTATGGCAATAACAAAAGCGAAATTATTTGAAGAAAACCAGGTTAAAACAGCCGAGTTTGCAAAAGCTTTAGGACACCCCGCCAGAATAGCCATTTTGGAAATACTGGCTCAGCGAGATACATGCATCTGTGGTGACATTACCGACCAGCTTCCATTGGCTCAATCCACAGTTTCACAACATCTAAAAGCGCTGAAGTCAGCCGGAATTATTAAAGGTGAAATTGACGGTGTGAGAACCTGCTACTGCCTGGATGAAGAAAACCTGGCCGAATTAAAGGCCATCATGGAAACCTTTTTAACAACTCTTTCAACTGAAAATTCAACATGCTGCTAATATGAAAACAACACAAAAATCTCCTGAAGAGCTCAAAGAAACAGTTCGTCAAAAATACAGCCAAATCAGTGAACAGGATTCTGGTCAAAATAATAGTTCCTGCTGTGGAGGAGGTGGAGAATCCACAGAAGTGTATAATGTTATGACGGATGATTACAGCGAGGTGAAGGGGTATAATCCCGATGCAGATCTTGGACTTGGATGCGGCCTCCCTACTCAATTCGCCAAAATCAAAAAGGGTGATACTGTTATTGATCTCGGTTCGGGCGCCGGAAATGATTGTTTTGTTGCCCGACATGAAACTGGTGCACAAGGCAAGGTAATAGGAATTGACTTTGCCGAACCGATGATACAGAAAGCCCGAAAAAATGCCGAAAAATTAGGCTTTAATAATGTTGAATTTCGATCTGGTGATATCGAAGAGATGCCCGTTTCTGATAATATTGCTGATGTAATTGTTAGTAATTGCGTGTTGAACCTTGTTCCCAATAAAACGAAAGTGTTTGCTGAGATTCACCGTGTTTTAAAACCGGGAGGCCATTTCAGTATCTCTGATATTGTACTGGAAGGGGATCTGCCAAATGCGCTGCAAAGTGATGCCGAAATGTATGCAGGTTGTGTAGCCGGGGCGATTCAAAAAGAGGATTATCTCGGTCAAATTCGAAATAGAGGTTTTGAAAACATCACTATTCAAAAAGAAAAACCGATAGAACTCCCGGATGAGATTCTCAGACAGTATCTGAATGATAAAGAGATCGCAGAGTTCAACACAGGCGGAGCCGGCATTTACAGTATTACGGTATTTGCACAAAAGTCCGCCGATGCAGAATCATCTGACAAAATTGAATTAAAAACAGATCTGCTGCATTCCGATATCGCTTGTAGTCCGGGTTCCGGTTGCTGTTGAAAAATTGTCATATACAGAAATCTAAATCATAAGGACTGTCCAAAAAAATCTGAGCTAAGCTAAATAAATCAATGTTGTCATACAGGTCCCCGACCTAACTACGCCAAGCCTGCTCTACAAAGCTTTACGCGTAGTTAAGGCTGCAAAAGACAGACCCGGTATCTCCGGGCTTGATGAATGAATGGAGGTTCTGAATCCCAAAAAAATGCAAGTGGCAACGTTCAGAATGACATTTTTTAGACTCCTTTTAAAATGAACTACCTCGGGGCAGAGCCCACGAGGAATCAACTTATAATCCAAATTTTTAACAATCTATGCACTTATTGTCAAGTGTCCCCCTTCGAAGAGGGCAATGGGGGATGATCAATCTCCCCTCGAGGGGAGTACGGCTTTAGCCGGGAGGGGTGTAATACTTCAGAATCAAGATATGGTCAATTCAGAACTTAAAAAGTCATCCCCCCTGCTCACTCCGCTCGCTTTCCCCCTTCAAAGGGGGACTTAAATCTTTTCCGACCCAGAGGGTCGGGAAATTAAACCACTTAGGATTAAACATTCCAAAAAATCTATGTACCCCAAATTAAACTCCTACATTTCAAAACTGGAATCTGATTTAGATTCCATTCCCTCAGACAGAAAAGATAAACTTGGTGAAGTAGCTGAATATATTCAGTCGAAATTAAATACTTCGGAGACAGCAAAGCTGAATTTTATCTGTACTCATAACAGCCGGCGGAGTCATCTCGCTCAGATCTGGACAGCGATAGCTGCCAACCACTATGGCGTGGAAAATATAGAAACGTATTCGGGTGGAACGGAAGCTACAGCTTTCAATCCCAGGGCGGTTGCAGCGTTAGAACGCGCCGGATTTGAGATTAAAAATCCGGGGGGAGAAAATCCGAAATATGAGATTCGATTTGATGAAAAAGAAGAACCGATGATCTGCTTCTCAAAAACATTCGACGATCCTGCAAATCCTGATAAAGAATTTGCAGCGATTATGACCTGTTCAGACGCTGACGAAAATTGTCCGTTTGTACCAGGTGCCGAGTTTCGAAAGCCGATCACCTACCGTGATCCAAAAGAATCGGATGGGACAGACCGGGAGAAAGAGGTGTATGATGAACGCTGCCATCAAATTGGTACAGAAATGTTTTATATGATGAGCTGTTTATCGGAGTGACTTTAACTTTTTATGATTTTTGCCTTCTTCCAGAGATGATTGAGGTTCCAATTATGATGTCTCTTGTAAAATTTGCCAACAGCCGCAGAAGCACGCATGGCTAAAAAAGAAGGTACAACCCGGCAGCAATAGCGGCACCCACAAGCGGTGCTATGACGGGCACCCATGAATAGGCCCAATCGCTGCTGCCTTTATTAGAAAAAGGAAGTACGGCATGGGCAATTCTCGGCCCAAGATCCCGTGCAGGATTGATAGCATATCCCGTGGGGCCACCCAACGCCAGGCCTATCCCCAAAACCAGAAGCCCAACCGGCAGTGCTGAAAGAGCTCCCAAACCAAATCCTACTTCTTGTCCTTCAATCACAATCGTTGTAAGCAGTTCGCCATTCGCACCGATAAAGCCAGGCGACGGCAAAAGAAGAACACCATAAACCAGAATAAATGTCCCAATTACCTCTGTCAAAAAATTAGCAGGGTAATCTCTGATCTCAGGGGCGGTGGAAAAAATAGCCAGTTTAGTTGGCCCATCTTCCGTTGCTTCAAAATGATCTTTATAGGCAAGCCAAACCAGCACCCCACCTAAAAAACCACCGATTGTTTGTGCTATGATGTAGGGAATTACCAGTGCCCATTCAAACAAACCTGCTATGGCCAAACCAACCGTAACAGCCGGATTGATATGTGCCCCACTGAACTGGCCCATTGTAAAAACGGCAATAAATACTCCCATTCCCCATCCCCAGGTGATAACAATCCAGCCACTGCTATTTCCTTTTGTATTATTTAAAACAACATTAGCAACTACCCCGCCACCAAATAAGATTAATATTGCGGTACCAATAATTTCTGCAATGATAGGAGACATAATTGACCTTTTTTGTTGTTTTAATTTTTAATTGGATTCTCAAAATGCATTTCTAAACAGTTAGGCTGTAATTACTGTTTAGGAATTAGATTTAATCTGAATTAAAAAAACAGAAAAATGAATGAATAGCAATAGAAGTACAGTGAAGACTTACCCTATTTTCTAATGAAAAATGAACTGTAATATATTCTCGTCTCAGTACTCTGCTCCGGGATGGTGTTCAGGGCTGCTCTGCTGCCTGTATTTAGCCAAGAGACGGTGGGCATAGCACCGCCTGCATCCTGTTTACAGCCGAGCGGTGAAACAAGGGAATAAGGTTTTCCACTTCATTAAAGCGTTATCTATAAATTTTTATATCATTGATAGTTCAAATAAAATAATTTTCTGGGTAACTTCTCAAGCACAGTCAGTTGTCTTTGGTTTGTTGTTGATTGCTATTACATCGGGTCATTAAATCATCAAGCTCACCTTGTTCAATCAAATGAGATTCTTTGTTTTTCTTTAATTCTCTCATGATTCGATAGCGAAGTAAAGTTTTTTGGAAGTAGATTTCCAGAATTTCAATATTCTCATCAACAAAATTTTTTGTAAATGTTGTCATACTTCTTCGTTGAACCTTCTCCTTCAGATGATCAAGGAGATTCGTCGAGTTCCCCAATAACCAGTTGTCTAACATGATTTCCAGTGATTCTAATTCGGTTTCATTTTGATGTTGCATGGGAAGTTGAAATCTCATTGGAGTCAGGTTTCGGCTGAGCTGAACCGGTAAAAAGTGTGGCGACAGAGATCCAAATTGATCCATCCAGATAAGTTGAAGAAGTGATCCAAGAGATATTCGAACCGTTCTGTGCCCTTTAAAACAACCATATGTTTTTGAGCAAATATGGTTGTTAAATGAATGAGGAAATTTATGATAGAGAGGCTTGTCTTTCTCGGGTAATAGTTGTCCTGATGGATTCATAGAAAGTCCAAAAATAAATGAGGTTTCGGACCTCTGAACCGTAATAAAATAGTAGGTCTCGGTATACTTATTTGCGTGATTAAACTCGGGTCGATATTTACGAATCCAGCGATTCTCCTGCAGGATGGCTTCCTTTTCTGATTCAAAAAGATCAAACTCAATCCGGTTGATTCGGCTAATCAATTTCGATTCTTTTCGGGACGTTTTGCCGGGTTTGGCTCGTTTATAGGTGAAGAGCCGGCGCCTCAGGTTTTTGGCTTTCCCTACATAAAGCAGAAGATCGTCTTCATCATAAAACCGGTAAATACCAGGCGATTTCGGTACATCATCAAATACCTCCGTACCAAGTCGTTTTTCCAGGAATGGAGGGGTTTCAAAGAGTTCACAGGTTTTCACATTGCTAATTTTGATTGAGTGTTTTGAAAAGTATATAAGTTTGGGCTGACAACATTGTGTCATTGGACCCACCTTAAATTCCTCATTATCCAGAAAGGAATTGGATAAAGAATGGCTATACTTTTTACCAGAAGTGGAGATTCCTATCGCAGTGTTCCGAAGGAGAGTATCTGTTTAGCGGGTCGATCAAACAACCTGACTGCACCAACCGCCCCGAAGAGATCCCAATGTTCACATTACCCATATAATCTTAAACCCTTGAAGATTCCGGGTATGGGTGGACCAGACATTGAGTTCATCTAATTTTTTGATCAAAAGATTTTAAAACATCCTATGGAGTCATGAAAGGCAGACATCCGACTCTGAAAGAGTCCAAAGAGCACAGCCCCAGGCAGAGTGAGGAGATATTCCGAACGCCGCCTGGGGGTAGGAGGCAGCAAATCCCAAACCCGAGCCGCCGGATGTTGAAAAGCTTCGTACGAGTTCGAGGGTTGGATTGACCGGCGTATCCGGGATTCGGAGGGTATCGTCTTTACCATGGTATTTCCGAAAGCCCCTCGATAATAAGTGTTGCCCGTACGCGGTCCACCGCCTCGGGGTCTCTTCTCATGCTTCTTTATCCCCGGGCGTCGTTCGTAAGCTCACTCTGCCCGGGGCTATGTTCTTGCGCTCTTTTAGAGCTTTTTGTATTGGCTCCAAATCAACAGATCTCTATTTGTAAAATCGCATCAAGACAACATAAAAACCTAAAGGCCTTATATAATGGCCAGCAATAGCTTATATCAAAAAAAATTACATGGGTAATGTCAGCCCTATGGGGGGTCTGTCAGCGTTGTGGACCAAAGGCAATTCCCTTCGACGCTGACAGGAGATCCGAAAAAGCACCGGACCACGCTGTCAGGTCGCTAAACACGTACGAAGGAGGACCTTCAGAACAAGTAAAATGCTCCCCTTCCTTGTGCCGTACTTTTCCGGTATAGGAAAGCGGCCGGGGGATGAGTCACTCACTAACGTGCGCAACAATCCGCAACGGAGCGCCACTGCCATCTTTAATTTTCATCGGTAGTGCAATCACATATGCGCCGGTTATTGGCAGTTTGATCGAGGTTCGCTACATTTTCGAAACCGGCAATATTATGCTCAAATAGTATTTGATGCGCTTCATACAGTTCTGACTGACCATAATCCAGGCTCGGAGTGTCCAGGCCAACCGCCTTTACATTCCTGTTATCAACAATCCATTGAGCCGCATCGGGATGAATACCCGGAAAGCTGAGTTCAGACAGTGCCTCCTCTCCCCTGTTGGCCGTTCCCAGGTACTCTTCGGCATCCGGCCAATATGCTCCCATGCCGGTGTAAAAGAGCACAATTGAACCCTCAGGAATCGCCCCATGCTCTTCTTCCCAAAACTCAATATCTGAAGGTTGTATTTGGTAATCCCGGTTTTCTGCAACCGGCTCACTGACATCTATTACAACCGCAGAACCGGTCAGTTGATTGATCTCGATCTCTTCCACAGATTTTCCTCCTTCATAAAAATGGATGGGAGCATCCAGGTGGGTTCCGCCATGCTCTGCTGAGGAAAATGAATAGGCTTCATAATAATATCCGCCCTCGGCTTCCCCCGAAAAAACCGTATCAAGCTGAAATGTATCAGAGGTTGGCCAGTAGA includes:
- a CDS encoding metalloregulator ArsR/SmtB family transcription factor, with translation MAITKAKLFEENQVKTAEFAKALGHPARIAILEILAQRDTCICGDITDQLPLAQSTVSQHLKALKSAGIIKGEIDGVRTCYCLDEENLAELKAIMETFLTTLSTENSTCC
- a CDS encoding arsenite methyltransferase, with product MKTTQKSPEELKETVRQKYSQISEQDSGQNNSSCCGGGGESTEVYNVMTDDYSEVKGYNPDADLGLGCGLPTQFAKIKKGDTVIDLGSGAGNDCFVARHETGAQGKVIGIDFAEPMIQKARKNAEKLGFNNVEFRSGDIEEMPVSDNIADVIVSNCVLNLVPNKTKVFAEIHRVLKPGGHFSISDIVLEGDLPNALQSDAEMYAGCVAGAIQKEDYLGQIRNRGFENITIQKEKPIELPDEILRQYLNDKEIAEFNTGGAGIYSITVFAQKSADAESSDKIELKTDLLHSDIACSPGSGCC
- a CDS encoding protein-tyrosine-phosphatase, with translation MYPKLNSYISKLESDLDSIPSDRKDKLGEVAEYIQSKLNTSETAKLNFICTHNSRRSHLAQIWTAIAANHYGVENIETYSGGTEATAFNPRAVAALERAGFEIKNPGGENPKYEIRFDEKEEPMICFSKTFDDPANPDKEFAAIMTCSDADENCPFVPGAEFRKPITYRDPKESDGTDREKEVYDERCHQIGTEMFYMMSCLSE
- a CDS encoding MIP/aquaporin family protein gives rise to the protein MSPIIAEIIGTAILILFGGGVVANVVLNNTKGNSSGWIVITWGWGMGVFIAVFTMGQFSGAHINPAVTVGLAIAGLFEWALVIPYIIAQTIGGFLGGVLVWLAYKDHFEATEDGPTKLAIFSTAPEIRDYPANFLTEVIGTFILVYGVLLLPSPGFIGANGELLTTIVIEGQEVGFGLGALSALPVGLLVLGIGLALGGPTGYAINPARDLGPRIAHAVLPFSNKGSSDWAYSWVPVIAPLVGAAIAAGLYLLF
- a CDS encoding nucleotide excision repair endonuclease; the encoded protein is MKTCELFETPPFLEKRLGTEVFDDVPKSPGIYRFYDEDDLLLYVGKAKNLRRRLFTYKRAKPGKTSRKESKLISRINRIEFDLFESEKEAILQENRWIRKYRPEFNHANKYTETYYFITVQRSETSFIFGLSMNPSGQLLPEKDKPLYHKFPHSFNNHICSKTYGCFKGHRTVRISLGSLLQLIWMDQFGSLSPHFLPVQLSRNLTPMRFQLPMQHQNETELESLEIMLDNWLLGNSTNLLDHLKEKVQRRSMTTFTKNFVDENIEILEIYFQKTLLRYRIMRELKKNKESHLIEQGELDDLMTRCNSNQQQTKDN
- a CDS encoding cyclase family protein, translated to MKLSNILLLFCLLFTASCTRVEQVDWEDGIWIDLTHEFSEETIYWPTSDTFQLDTVFSGEAEGGYYYEAYSFSSAEHGGTHLDAPIHFYEGGKSVEEIEINQLTGSAVVIDVSEPVAENRDYQIQPSDIEFWEEEHGAIPEGSIVLFYTGMGAYWPDAEEYLGTANRGEEALSELSFPGIHPDAAQWIVDNRNVKAVGLDTPSLDYGQSELYEAHQILFEHNIAGFENVANLDQTANNRRICDCTTDEN